The Vibrio tarriae genome includes a window with the following:
- the trbJ gene encoding P-type conjugative transfer protein TrbJ: MLKRKILAAKIPVLAISLALNLSNPVYAGIPVADGTNLVQNIMSAMEAVTQTAKQIQQYQTQLQQYENMLQNSMAPASYIWDQAQRTINDLNQATNTLAYYQNQLGSLDAYLGKFQDVAYYRSSPCFSSAGCSDAERVAMAENRRLASESQKKANDALLKGLEQQQDNLQADARQLQRLQSAAQGADGQLAAIGYANQLASNQANQLLQIRSLLIAQQNAVGTRMQADADREAQYQASRERLFDMGEPTDRSENRGF; this comes from the coding sequence ATGCTAAAACGAAAAATTTTAGCGGCTAAAATTCCCGTGCTTGCCATCTCCTTGGCGTTAAACCTTTCTAATCCTGTATATGCGGGGATTCCGGTTGCTGATGGTACGAATCTAGTTCAGAACATCATGTCGGCAATGGAAGCTGTTACACAGACTGCTAAACAAATTCAGCAGTATCAAACCCAGTTGCAGCAGTACGAAAATATGCTGCAAAACTCGATGGCCCCGGCTTCTTATATTTGGGACCAGGCGCAGCGCACCATCAACGATCTGAACCAGGCGACCAACACACTCGCCTATTACCAAAACCAGCTTGGTAGCCTCGATGCTTACCTAGGCAAGTTCCAGGACGTGGCCTATTACCGCAGCTCGCCTTGTTTCTCGTCGGCGGGATGCAGCGATGCCGAACGGGTCGCTATGGCCGAGAACCGCCGCTTGGCATCTGAATCGCAGAAGAAGGCCAACGACGCGCTGCTTAAGGGCCTGGAGCAGCAGCAAGACAACTTGCAGGCCGACGCTCGACAGCTCCAGCGTCTGCAATCTGCCGCCCAAGGCGCGGACGGCCAACTGGCCGCCATTGGTTACGCTAACCAGCTCGCTAGCAACCAGGCCAACCAGCTCCTGCAAATCCGAAGCCTGTTGATTGCCCAGCAGAATGCCGTTGGCACTCGAATGCAGGCGGATGCTGACCGCGAAGCTCAATATCAAGCGTCTCGTGAAAGGTTGTTCGATATGGGCGAGCCAACCGACCGTTCAGAAAACAGGGGGTTTTAA
- the traI gene encoding TraI/MobA(P) family conjugative relaxase, with the protein MIVKHVPMRSQGKSDFVGLVNYITDHQSKEHRLGNVRLNNCEAETVRDAISEVLATQFANTRAKSDKTYHLIVSFPNGEQLEAHTLAAIEERICQGLGYGEHQRVSAVHNDTDNQHIHIAINKIHPTRNTIHEPYYPHKKLAEMCEAIEQDFGLQQDNHIPRKRGAESRAMDMERHSGIESLVGWVKRECMDEIKSASSWQALHQVMQDNGLQLRTRGNGLVIVAGGEAIIKASTLGREFSKPKLEARLGPFEATASDSVKPSRQYTHRPVRLKVNTTELYARYQAEQKHAAESKTQALEQASRDKDRQVDNAKRKGRGRRAAIKLTGSNKLTKTLLYKQASNALKSELERIHKRYQEQRQTIYQSNKRQAWADWLKSQALQGDREALKALRSREAAQKLKGNTLNGDAVQAEPKAMVDTITKKGTIIYRAGNSAVRDDGERLQVSTASNQTSVLAALKVAMDRYGKRITVNGSPEFKARVIKAAVDGNLSIKFADQGLERRRQALMAQNKRAKRSDKPGVLPIGKVPPSRRGWLQNLSQLEVLAIQSGPVPEKAAVMPALEQRKAKLQAEQAAKKAKRQHKSRSR; encoded by the coding sequence ATGATAGTCAAGCACGTACCGATGCGTTCGCAAGGTAAGTCTGACTTTGTGGGCTTGGTGAATTACATCACCGATCACCAGAGCAAAGAGCATCGACTTGGTAACGTTCGTTTAAATAACTGTGAAGCGGAAACCGTGCGCGATGCGATCAGCGAAGTGTTAGCAACTCAATTCGCGAACACCCGAGCGAAGAGTGATAAAACCTATCACCTCATAGTGAGCTTCCCTAATGGTGAACAGTTAGAAGCGCATACTTTGGCCGCGATAGAAGAGCGCATTTGCCAAGGCTTGGGTTATGGAGAACATCAGCGTGTCAGTGCTGTGCACAACGATACGGACAACCAACATATCCATATCGCGATCAATAAAATCCATCCCACGCGCAATACAATCCATGAGCCTTATTACCCACATAAAAAGCTAGCGGAAATGTGCGAGGCCATCGAGCAGGATTTTGGTTTGCAGCAGGATAATCACATACCGCGCAAGCGCGGGGCCGAATCACGTGCGATGGATATGGAGCGGCATTCGGGTATTGAAAGCTTAGTGGGGTGGGTGAAGCGCGAATGCATGGACGAGATTAAATCAGCCAGTAGCTGGCAGGCGTTGCACCAGGTCATGCAGGACAATGGTTTGCAGTTAAGAACCAGAGGAAATGGTCTAGTGATCGTTGCCGGTGGTGAAGCGATCATCAAAGCGAGCACCTTGGGACGTGAGTTTTCTAAACCCAAACTCGAAGCGCGCCTTGGTCCCTTTGAAGCGACTGCATCGGATTCTGTTAAGCCGAGCCGCCAATATACACACCGACCTGTTCGCTTGAAGGTGAATACCACCGAGCTATATGCCCGTTATCAAGCAGAGCAGAAACATGCCGCAGAGAGTAAAACGCAAGCCCTTGAACAGGCTAGTCGTGATAAAGATCGACAGGTTGATAACGCCAAGAGGAAAGGGCGTGGCCGTCGCGCAGCGATTAAGTTAACCGGTAGCAATAAGCTTACTAAGACGCTTTTGTACAAACAGGCCAGCAATGCACTGAAAAGCGAGCTTGAGCGCATTCACAAGCGCTACCAAGAGCAACGGCAAACGATATATCAAAGCAATAAACGCCAAGCCTGGGCGGATTGGTTAAAAAGCCAAGCATTGCAGGGAGATAGAGAAGCCCTCAAAGCGCTACGTAGCCGAGAGGCTGCACAAAAGCTTAAAGGCAACACACTGAACGGGGATGCAGTTCAGGCCGAGCCCAAAGCAATGGTCGATACGATTACGAAAAAAGGCACCATTATTTATCGAGCAGGTAACAGCGCCGTGCGTGATGATGGTGAGCGTCTACAAGTGTCGACGGCTTCCAACCAAACCAGTGTCTTAGCTGCGCTAAAGGTAGCAATGGATCGTTACGGTAAACGTATTACCGTGAATGGTTCGCCTGAGTTCAAGGCGCGAGTAATCAAGGCGGCGGTAGATGGCAATCTGTCTATCAAATTTGCCGATCAAGGACTAGAACGCCGTCGTCAGGCATTAATGGCCCAGAATAAAAGGGCCAAGCGGTCTGATAAGCCTGGCGTGTTACCGATTGGCAAAGTGCCACCTTCACGCCGTGGCTGGTTGCAAAACCTATCTCAGTTAGAGGTCTTAGCGATACAGTCAGGTCCTGTACCTGAAAAAGCGGCGGTCATGCCAGCACTAGAGCAGCGTAAAGCTAAGCTCCAAGCTGAGCAGGCTGCTAAAAAGGCGAAACGACAACATAAGAGCCGATCACGTTGA
- the traJ gene encoding conjugal transfer transcriptional regulator TraJ codes for MGNSTNKNTRKNSPPIKVYCLPEERELIESLSVQAGLSTSTYLREVGQGYRIQGITDAEQVRKLVRVNGDLGRLGGLLKLWLSNDAKVANVGVNTILAVLNRIEATQDQMSSLMESILRPRADQ; via the coding sequence ATGGGGAACAGCACGAACAAGAACACTCGAAAGAATAGCCCACCGATTAAGGTTTACTGTCTGCCTGAGGAGCGTGAGTTGATCGAATCGCTGTCTGTGCAAGCAGGTCTTAGTACTTCTACTTATCTACGTGAAGTCGGCCAAGGTTATCGCATTCAAGGTATTACCGATGCAGAACAGGTACGCAAACTGGTAAGAGTGAATGGTGACTTAGGGCGTTTGGGTGGTTTGCTTAAGTTATGGCTTAGTAATGATGCCAAGGTAGCGAATGTGGGAGTCAATACAATCTTAGCTGTGCTTAATCGTATTGAAGCGACGCAAGATCAAATGAGCTCGCTTATGGAATCCATTCTTCGGCCGAGGGCCGATCAATGA
- a CDS encoding replication protein RepA has protein sequence MTIKYVTDVQARGTTRQKSVSVTCGKLELSTKHIDNIIAIQECSAQEANELGFIARLLIQATIPHSKPQSNEWSRKNGNFTMHMMAPSSVGLPYGCYARLLLVWMTTQAVRNKSRLDKGYIGETEARRLELGNSQRSFMAELGLSGTGGKDGSIPRLREQMSKLFKTTISVMFTEHNEGDEYISEDEIGARVADVSHIWWSTKHPDQNSLWGSWVDLSPKFFQLITDKPVPLDMRVLRLIKRSPMALDIYCWATYRVSYLKRSTVIPWEGLMDQIGANYPNTPQGHRDFRKRFLDGLKKVQYAWPELDATSTEKGLLLKPSAPQVPRRTKR, from the coding sequence ATGACGATTAAATATGTAACGGATGTTCAGGCTAGGGGAACCACTAGACAAAAAAGTGTCTCGGTTACCTGTGGAAAGCTAGAGCTAAGCACGAAACATATAGACAACATCATAGCAATCCAGGAGTGCAGCGCTCAGGAGGCTAATGAACTCGGTTTTATCGCTCGGCTTTTGATTCAAGCAACCATACCGCATAGCAAACCCCAATCGAATGAGTGGAGTCGCAAGAATGGTAATTTCACAATGCACATGATGGCCCCCTCATCTGTAGGTTTGCCTTACGGTTGCTATGCACGTTTGCTTCTGGTTTGGATGACCACTCAAGCAGTAAGAAACAAGTCCAGATTGGATAAGGGTTATATCGGTGAGACAGAGGCGCGTAGGCTTGAATTAGGGAATTCTCAGAGAAGCTTTATGGCCGAACTAGGGTTATCGGGAACTGGGGGGAAAGATGGTTCTATTCCGCGTTTGCGTGAGCAGATGAGTAAACTTTTTAAAACCACCATTAGCGTTATGTTTACGGAACATAATGAAGGTGATGAATATATTTCTGAGGATGAGATTGGTGCCAGAGTAGCGGATGTTTCACATATATGGTGGAGCACAAAGCATCCAGATCAAAATTCATTATGGGGCTCTTGGGTAGATCTGTCGCCAAAGTTTTTTCAACTGATAACAGATAAACCAGTTCCTCTAGATATGAGGGTATTACGGTTGATTAAGCGTTCTCCTATGGCTCTCGATATATATTGCTGGGCAACATACCGAGTCAGCTATTTAAAACGTTCAACAGTCATTCCCTGGGAAGGACTAATGGACCAAATAGGAGCCAATTACCCTAATACTCCTCAGGGACATCGAGATTTCAGAAAACGGTTTCTCGATGGGCTTAAAAAGGTTCAGTATGCATGGCCAGAGCTAGATGCTACTTCAACCGAAAAAGGATTGCTTTTGAAACCAAGTGCTCCACAAGTACCTCGACGGACAAAGCGATAG
- a CDS encoding helix-turn-helix transcriptional regulator, which translates to MEPWTNKTLINRKTLLKMIPLSDRTIYNLEQRGDFPRRIVLTSRSVAWDLAEVENWIAEKRRSALKAARPGFIW; encoded by the coding sequence ATGGAGCCATGGACAAACAAAACACTAATTAACCGAAAAACATTGTTAAAAATGATTCCGTTGTCTGATCGAACCATCTATAACCTGGAACAGCGTGGTGATTTTCCTCGTCGTATTGTTCTGACCAGCCGAAGTGTTGCTTGGGACTTGGCTGAAGTGGAGAACTGGATAGCAGAGAAGCGCAGGTCTGCGTTAAAAGCCGCAAGACCCGGTTTTATTTGGTAA
- a CDS encoding transcriptional regulator has translation MKVDKEKEVEERLGDFYIPIWDGCDKSVAAAVHQFREKWHSYSELSKSHNIISLIKELIDPATCEFIDKIPADYLELLPIYPPQCSYSDLIKFGGFRYTVDQIHHYLRNFVDNSSYTEQRNLYISTQETLKNLFSLCEGKRPNRSNLAPDIYLNTERRRSLCAFCGSPTEFSLFMTKWVEDQFLENEEDAEGKKKRAVLSHTYCLSHRPKLQDGSWNAMYKQAKRSSKQFDQEVLRLRRQVAQPDRYNAMSGDKLIDEYFYYYLQDKAIKPEQSDALFEYVRTTYSNPVTLDKSSYEELLAISNDLTAVGSALGPDDEGALRNIARRMVDSRLTDNKKRMLALINQGLSQKVVAQKLTELGGNKISHQAVSKALGTIRDEFLLPD, from the coding sequence ATGAAAGTGGATAAAGAAAAGGAAGTTGAAGAACGATTGGGAGATTTCTACATACCCATATGGGACGGTTGCGATAAATCCGTAGCCGCTGCTGTTCATCAATTTAGAGAAAAATGGCATTCATACTCGGAGTTATCAAAAAGCCACAACATTATCAGCTTAATAAAAGAGTTAATTGACCCTGCGACTTGCGAATTTATAGATAAAATTCCAGCTGATTATCTGGAACTCTTACCAATATATCCTCCTCAATGTAGCTACAGCGATCTGATTAAGTTTGGAGGTTTTCGGTATACCGTGGATCAAATTCACCACTATCTTCGTAATTTTGTAGACAACAGTTCATATACTGAACAGCGAAATTTATACATTTCGACTCAGGAAACTCTTAAGAATTTGTTTTCGCTGTGCGAAGGTAAAAGACCCAACAGGTCAAATTTGGCACCTGATATTTACTTAAACACTGAGCGAAGAAGGAGTTTGTGTGCCTTCTGTGGGAGCCCAACTGAATTCTCTTTATTCATGACAAAATGGGTTGAAGACCAGTTTCTTGAGAATGAGGAAGATGCCGAAGGGAAAAAAAAGAGAGCTGTTCTTAGCCACACTTACTGCTTAAGTCACAGACCTAAGCTACAAGATGGTTCCTGGAATGCAATGTACAAGCAAGCGAAACGCTCTTCCAAACAGTTTGATCAGGAAGTTTTAAGATTACGCCGCCAAGTAGCTCAACCAGATCGCTACAATGCTATGTCGGGAGATAAACTTATAGATGAGTATTTTTATTACTATCTCCAAGACAAGGCTATCAAACCCGAGCAATCCGATGCACTCTTTGAATATGTAAGAACGACGTATTCCAATCCCGTTACTTTAGATAAATCAAGTTACGAGGAGCTACTAGCCATTTCAAATGACTTAACTGCCGTAGGTTCAGCTTTAGGACCTGATGATGAAGGAGCTTTACGTAACATAGCCCGAAGAATGGTAGATTCAAGACTTACTGACAATAAAAAAAGAATGCTAGCTCTGATAAATCAAGGCCTTAGTCAGAAGGTGGTTGCTCAAAAACTAACTGAACTTGGTGGTAATAAAATTTCTCACCAAGCTGTTTCCAAAGCACTAGGAACAATTCGCGATGAGTTTCTCTTACCAGACTAG
- a CDS encoding sce7726 family protein, whose amino-acid sequence MNYKQLAKMFTSTNITKVAQGDLSLVQDIASDFPTLSHVQSISELFEEAYKLLCKHYPNEYVIKNIIANNVLLGTHSMNTASMLSELRIGTNKADCVIINGSSTCYEIKTKFDSLKRLPEQLSAYTSSFDKTYVVTHETHLSALIKIQKDMPLFGILLSNKRNQLSKKIEAPQNKNFDAELMFHTLRKEEYTDIAHRVTGSVPDCPSTELFSECKEIFCSLNEAEANKHFKRVLKKYRRNDHKFISKLPKSMKNLGISYSIHKKDKNNIISSLFKCNQFNREDYDVFSIYEREAV is encoded by the coding sequence ATGAATTACAAGCAACTAGCAAAGATGTTTACCAGTACAAACATAACTAAAGTTGCTCAAGGAGATCTGAGCCTTGTGCAAGACATTGCTAGTGACTTCCCTACACTATCCCATGTACAAAGTATTTCTGAATTATTTGAAGAAGCGTACAAACTCCTTTGTAAGCACTACCCTAATGAATATGTTATCAAAAACATTATTGCTAACAATGTTTTGCTAGGGACTCATTCAATGAACACCGCAAGCATGCTCAGTGAATTGCGTATTGGCACCAACAAAGCGGACTGTGTGATCATTAACGGGTCCTCTACGTGCTACGAAATAAAAACTAAATTTGACTCCTTAAAGCGACTTCCCGAGCAGTTGTCCGCTTACACTTCCTCCTTTGATAAAACATACGTTGTTACTCACGAGACGCATTTAAGTGCCTTGATAAAAATTCAAAAGGATATGCCTCTCTTTGGTATTTTATTATCAAACAAGAGAAATCAGTTGAGTAAGAAAATAGAGGCCCCTCAAAACAAGAATTTTGATGCTGAATTAATGTTTCATACTTTGAGGAAAGAAGAGTATACCGACATTGCGCATAGAGTCACAGGATCTGTTCCCGATTGCCCGTCAACAGAGCTATTTAGCGAGTGCAAAGAAATATTTTGTTCGTTGAATGAAGCTGAAGCTAATAAACATTTCAAGCGAGTACTTAAAAAATACCGTCGAAATGATCACAAATTCATCTCCAAACTACCAAAATCTATGAAAAATCTTGGAATAAGCTACAGCATTCACAAAAAAGATAAGAACAACATCATATCATCCCTATTTAAATGCAATCAGTTTAATAGAGAGGATTATGATGTATTTTCCATATATGAGAGGGAAGCAGTTTGA
- a CDS encoding sce7725 family protein, whose product MMYFPYMRGKQFELAALKEVAPRLNSTKVSPVIEPINDNIDRLCTTIDVLNNHNIVPHVIVNPQVGDLASDSPDFLNIELSKHTVSFIPCIRLHNQNILYSKTLLQQLINDSVPFSLYLQEDIQSNITPYTSNSVANIIQNLNRYSHAFRNSLPRSVIVDSSFPSKPRNADYSRTPQYFSDAHVAYTTPMIQHQIGFGDFLTIDDAWSTSGGPAFVIALHITYIEQSNSNMYVKHSLSTKNPNDQSDPAGKFKEALQEMIDFANVTPSFDQNTLGFQEYIKIHVNGTYHALGVPKKLSMMHHIETINNYL is encoded by the coding sequence ATGATGTATTTTCCATATATGAGAGGGAAGCAGTTTGAGCTAGCGGCACTGAAAGAAGTAGCTCCGAGACTTAATTCAACCAAGGTTAGCCCTGTAATTGAGCCTATTAACGACAACATCGATCGTCTTTGCACAACGATCGATGTACTAAACAATCATAATATTGTACCTCATGTTATCGTAAACCCTCAAGTAGGTGATTTAGCGAGTGACTCTCCGGACTTTCTAAACATTGAATTATCTAAACATACTGTATCTTTTATTCCATGCATAAGACTACACAACCAAAATATTCTATACAGCAAAACTTTACTACAACAATTAATCAACGACAGCGTTCCATTCTCCCTGTACCTACAGGAAGATATACAATCAAATATCACTCCCTATACAAGCAATTCTGTTGCAAATATTATCCAGAACTTGAATAGATACTCGCACGCTTTCAGAAACTCATTACCACGTAGCGTAATTGTTGATAGCTCTTTCCCATCCAAACCAAGAAATGCAGATTACAGTCGAACACCGCAGTACTTCTCAGATGCTCATGTGGCGTACACTACCCCAATGATCCAACATCAGATCGGATTTGGAGATTTCTTAACAATTGATGATGCTTGGTCTACATCTGGAGGGCCTGCTTTTGTTATTGCACTTCACATTACATACATAGAACAATCCAATAGTAATATGTACGTTAAGCATAGCCTATCGACCAAAAATCCTAATGATCAAAGTGACCCTGCTGGTAAGTTCAAAGAGGCTCTGCAGGAAATGATTGATTTTGCTAATGTTACACCTAGCTTTGATCAAAACACTCTCGGGTTTCAAGAGTATATTAAAATTCACGTAAACGGGACGTATCACGCCTTAGGTGTACCTAAGAAGTTAAGTATGATGCACCATATTGAGACCATTAATAACTACCTTTAA
- a CDS encoding tyrosine-type recombinase/integrase, whose protein sequence is MLTDTKLRNLKPKDKLYKVNDRDGLYVAVTTAGSISFRYNYSINGRQETITFGRYGVGGITLAEARERLNEAKRMVTDGKSPAKEKARAKARTKDAETFGAWAQKWLRGYQMADSTRDMRRSVYARELEGKFGNQKLTEITHEDLRALTDAIVERGAPATAVHTRDIVLQVYRWAIERGQKVENPADLVRPASIARFEPRDRTLTPAEIGLMYRYMEKVGTTPSIRAAVKLLLLTMVRKSELTNATWSEINFSEALWTIPKERMKRRNPHLVFLSRQAMDILIALKTFAGGSDYILPSRYDSDAPMSSATMNRVLALTYKAAQKDGQSLSKFGPHDLRRTASTLLHEAGYNTDWIEKCLAHEQKGVRAVYNKAEYREQRASMLQDWADMIDEWTT, encoded by the coding sequence ATGCTGACTGATACCAAGCTACGCAATCTCAAACCCAAAGATAAACTTTACAAAGTCAATGACCGTGATGGTCTCTATGTTGCTGTCACTACCGCAGGCTCTATCTCTTTTCGCTACAACTACTCGATCAATGGCAGACAAGAAACTATTACCTTTGGTCGTTACGGAGTAGGAGGCATCACGTTAGCTGAAGCGCGTGAGCGTCTCAATGAAGCGAAGCGAATGGTTACTGATGGAAAGTCACCTGCCAAAGAGAAAGCACGTGCTAAGGCGAGAACGAAAGATGCTGAAACCTTTGGTGCCTGGGCTCAGAAATGGCTGCGTGGCTATCAGATGGCCGATTCTACCCGGGATATGCGTCGTTCAGTCTATGCACGAGAGTTAGAGGGCAAATTTGGCAATCAGAAGCTCACCGAAATCACCCATGAAGATCTGCGAGCACTGACTGATGCGATAGTAGAGCGTGGCGCGCCCGCAACGGCTGTACACACGCGTGATATTGTACTCCAGGTGTATCGGTGGGCAATTGAGAGAGGGCAGAAAGTTGAGAACCCGGCAGACCTGGTGAGGCCCGCAAGTATCGCGCGGTTTGAGCCAAGAGACCGAACGTTAACACCGGCTGAGATTGGTTTGATGTACCGCTATATGGAAAAGGTAGGAACCACGCCTTCGATTCGTGCTGCGGTAAAGTTGCTTTTGCTGACTATGGTACGTAAAAGCGAGTTAACCAATGCAACTTGGAGTGAAATTAACTTTAGCGAAGCGTTGTGGACAATCCCTAAAGAAAGGATGAAACGACGTAACCCGCATCTGGTGTTTTTGTCACGCCAGGCGATGGATATTTTGATCGCCTTGAAGACATTTGCCGGTGGATCTGATTACATTCTTCCTTCTCGTTATGACTCCGATGCCCCAATGAGCAGTGCGACAATGAATCGTGTATTAGCTCTAACGTACAAGGCTGCGCAGAAGGATGGGCAGTCACTAAGTAAGTTTGGCCCGCATGACCTACGTAGAACAGCGAGTACATTGCTGCATGAAGCAGGGTATAACACTGACTGGATAGAAAAATGCCTGGCGCACGAACAGAAAGGGGTGAGGGCAGTTTACAACAAAGCTGAATATCGAGAGCAACGTGCATCAATGCTACAGGACTGGGCTGATATGATTGATGAGTGGACAACTTAA